Below is a window of Mucilaginibacter ginkgonis DNA.
CCCTGTTACGCGGAGATGAGCCGGCTTTGGTAATAGAAAATCTTAACGGCTATCGTTTAAAGGAAAAGCTACCTGAAAATGTTGGCGAGTTTACAGTTCCGCTGGGTAAGGCAGAAGTGATAAAAGAAGGAACTGATGTTACCGTAATATCTTACGGGTCAACCTTGCGAATTGTAATGGAAGCCGCAGAAGAATTAACGGATATGGGCATCAACATCGAGGTTATAGACCCGCAAACCTTGTTTCCGTTCGACACAGACAACATATGCGCGCAATCGCTGGCCAAAACCAGCAAGCTGCTCATTGTAGATGAAGATTTGCCGGGCGGGGGCTCGGCCTATATTTTACAGAAAGTATTGGAAGCCCAGGCGGGTTATTACCAATTGGATTCGCAGCCACGCACACTTTCCGCTAAAGAACACCGCCCGCCTTATGGTTCTGATGGTGATTACTTTAGCAAGCCGTCGCATGATGATATCATCGAAGCAGTTTACCAGATGATGAGCGAATCTAACCCCGCTAAATTCCCGGCGATATATTAAAAGGATTATCTTTGTATATGGACTCATTAATTGTTTATCCTGAGAACGAAGAGCAACTGTCCGCATTGAAGTCTGTGATCAACTCAATGAAGATCGCTTTTGAGCAGAAATCTGAAGAATATCCTGCTCATGTAATTGAAGGAATAAAGAGATCTTTGAGAGATGCAGAAGAAGGGAAAGTGTATCCGTTCACGAGTATCAGAGATATGATAAGACCAAAGTGAGTTTGAAAATTATTTATTCGGACGATGCTATTAGCACACTTAACGCTATACATGATTTTATAATCCTTCGATTCGGAACTCGCGTAGCTGATAAATTTATTGACAAAGCAGAAAAAGTTGTTACACTGATATCTGAAAATCCTATGATGTTTAAGAGCATTCATTTAGGAAATGAGATCAGGAAAGGATTTATTACAGAACAAACCTCTGTTTTCTACAAAATATCAGAAACAGAAATACTTCTCATGTATTTCTGGGAAAACCGGCAAGAACCACAATTTTTATAATCTACAAATAACACCAAGATGAACACCACTTTTACGGCAGTTGCCGAAAACATAAAAAACCGCAGGACAGTTAAACCGGGCACCATGAATGGTAATAAGGTGCCTAATGGTGAAATAGCTGCTCTGCTGGAATTGGCAAACTGGGCACCTACACATGCCTTGACAGAACCATGGCGCTTTGTTGTTTATGAACGCCCGCTCGAATTTAATGCCGTTCACGCTCAACTCTATAAACAAAATACCGCTGAAGAAAATTTCAATGAGGCGCAATACAGCGGTTTAAGCCAAACAGGTGCCAAAGCATCGCATGCGATAATCGTGTATATGCACCGCGAAGAAACCACTAAGATCCCTGTGTTTGAAGAGATAGCAGCTACCGCGTGCGCTATTCAGAATATCATGCTTGGCGCTGCCGCGCTAAACATCGGCACTTTTTGGAGCACAGGCGGCATGACGCTTAAACCCGCCATGAAAGAATATCTTCAGTTAGGCGATCTTGACCAGGTGATGGGCGTGCTGTATTTAGGATACACAGATGTACAGCCCGAAGGCCGCCGCAAGGTCCCTCTTGATGAAAAGATATCCTGGAAATAATTTATTTCTTCTTCCTTCTTCTCTTTTAAGAATAATTATTTAACTTTAAATATTCGTGATACTCGCATGACCGGAATTTCGGTCACGCTTCTTATCTTTGATGTACCAATTGCGAGACTACAACCTAATTGATCGCTTTGCTTTTAACTGTTGATTAAACTTAAAAAGAAAGTAATGAAGAAAACATTCTGGTGGGTAACAAGCATTTTATTGATCTTTTCTGTTATCGCTGTCAGCTTTAAAAGTGCTGTAGCTGATAAACATGCCGAAGGCGCTGCCAACGGTGTAACAAATCCTAAAGTTTTAACTACCGAGATGCGCTTTGGCGCCATGGTATCAGATATTTATCAGGCTGCAGGCTTGCAAGCTTCCGGTTTGGATATGGGTGTCTTCCAAAAGGCTTTGACAGGTTTTTACAATCTTAAATCAGCTCATAAACTGCCGCAAAACAGCAATATTTTGACGGTTGTTGATTTCTCTAAACCAAGTCGAGAGAAACGCCTGTGGATCGTAGATCTGTTTTCTAAATCGTTGCTGTTGAATACTTGGGTGGCGCATGGCCAGGGTAGTGGTGATGACATGGCAAGCCATTTTTCTAATAATGACGAGTCGCATCAAAGCAGCTTAGGATTCTATGTAACAGACGATATCTACATGGGCAAACATGGTCGCTCGTTAAGATTAGACGGTATGGACCAGGGCTTTAATGACCATGCTCGTAACCGCGCTATTGTATTACACGCGGCAGATTATGTTTGCCAGAATACTATTAACCAGTTAGGCCGCTTAGGCCGTAGTTTTGGTTGCCCTGCGGTATCGCCCGAAGTGGTTGATCAGGTTATCGGCACTTTAAAGGGAAAGACAGCTATCTTTGTTAACGGACCTGATAGCAGATACTCTTCAAAGTATCTGGATATGACTATGGCTGCCAACTATGCATTGCCAACTGTTACAGATACCAGCGCACATCCAATTACATTGCGTGCAGCATTGTAATTCTGATAATGATAAAATTCAAAGCTCCCCGAAATCGGGGAGCTTTTTTTATGCCGTTAAATATTTCTTAAGGTGCGAGTAAAGCACTATGTCTAAACCGTAAACGTCTTTACGGTATTGTATGGTTCCGCTTTCATCAGACCAACAGGTGATATAATTTATATACACGGGCACTTTTTTAGGCAAGCTAATATCGGTTGGCTCGGGTTTATCTTCACCCATGTACTTGGCTATCAAATTATATTTGCTGCCATCGCCAAAAATGGCATGCGCAAAATCAAGTGGTTTTTCCAGTCTTACACAACCGTGGCTCACCGCGCGCATATCATATCCAAATGGTTTTTGCGCAGGGGTATCGTGAAGATAAACACTGCTTTTATTAGGAAATAAAAATTTCACTTTACCTAATGAATTGTCCTCGCCGGGCTGCTGTTTAAATTCATAGTCAGACAGATCTGCGCTACCCCAATTTATATCTTCTGTGTCATCCAATTTCTTTCCATGATGATAAACGTCGATATGTGAGTTATCTAAATAGTTAGGGTCATCCTGGGCATGCTTTACAATCTCTTTGCTTACAATGCTTTGCGGGATGTTCCATATCGGGTTTACCTGCGCTTCGTATATCATACTGTTTAGCAACGGGGTCTCGCGCGAAAATGGCCTGTCACTTTTATCTGTATCCTGATAACTAATTAAAGATTTCGTATAGTCTTTGTTACGGCCCTGGCCAACGCAAACTTTCATATTCAAAGTCGACTTGCCATTTTCAATAACATCGAGCCTAAAGTCTGGTACGTTTACGAATACATATTTATCTGCATTGGGCTTATTCTTCCAGCGTAACCGTTCCATATTCACTGCGATAACGCGTTTAGTTTGTTCTAACGTTCCCGCGCCGGTAGAGCTATCTGCCAATGCTTTTTGAAGCGCAAGGTATTGCGGGTTTTTGGGCTGGATGCTATCCAAGTAAGTTTTAAAGTTGCTTACCGCCAGCACACGGTTATGAAAAGCACTGTCAGGACGGGCCGTGGCAATGTAATAACGCTGGAAAAGCTGCTTGGGATTAACCAATCCGTATTGCAAGGCATCAGAATAAGCGATCAACAGATTGGCTGTCATCACCTCTAGCTTGGCCATATCATGGTATGCCTCATCTGTTGTTTTGATACCTTTTTTATCGTAAAATTTATTTA
It encodes the following:
- a CDS encoding nitroreductase family protein — protein: MNTTFTAVAENIKNRRTVKPGTMNGNKVPNGEIAALLELANWAPTHALTEPWRFVVYERPLEFNAVHAQLYKQNTAEENFNEAQYSGLSQTGAKASHAIIVYMHREETTKIPVFEEIAATACAIQNIMLGAAALNIGTFWSTGGMTLKPAMKEYLQLGDLDQVMGVLYLGYTDVQPEGRRKVPLDEKISWK
- a CDS encoding DUF2683 family protein, yielding MDSLIVYPENEEQLSALKSVINSMKIAFEQKSEEYPAHVIEGIKRSLRDAEEGKVYPFTSIRDMIRPK
- a CDS encoding type II toxin-antitoxin system RelE/ParE family toxin; the encoded protein is MSLKIIYSDDAISTLNAIHDFIILRFGTRVADKFIDKAEKVVTLISENPMMFKSIHLGNEIRKGFITEQTSVFYKISETEILLMYFWENRQEPQFL
- a CDS encoding L,D-transpeptidase family protein, which produces MRKQYTLTLLAITCAFLFTLQSCKKSRSEMGKELYQKTKNKVFKNVTPEGFLPVFQQELEAEKSTLSNPKLIAAFYEQHDYDPIFVMDHLKTDDLKLFAGYLEHANSHGINPEYFNAQEYSSLLNKFYDKKGIKTTDEAYHDMAKLEVMTANLLIAYSDALQYGLVNPKQLFQRYYIATARPDSAFHNRVLAVSNFKTYLDSIQPKNPQYLALQKALADSSTGAGTLEQTKRVIAVNMERLRWKNKPNADKYVFVNVPDFRLDVIENGKSTLNMKVCVGQGRNKDYTKSLISYQDTDKSDRPFSRETPLLNSMIYEAQVNPIWNIPQSIVSKEIVKHAQDDPNYLDNSHIDVYHHGKKLDDTEDINWGSADLSDYEFKQQPGEDNSLGKVKFLFPNKSSVYLHDTPAQKPFGYDMRAVSHGCVRLEKPLDFAHAIFGDGSKYNLIAKYMGEDKPEPTDISLPKKVPVYINYITCWSDESGTIQYRKDVYGLDIVLYSHLKKYLTA
- a CDS encoding murein L,D-transpeptidase catalytic domain family protein; the encoded protein is MKKTFWWVTSILLIFSVIAVSFKSAVADKHAEGAANGVTNPKVLTTEMRFGAMVSDIYQAAGLQASGLDMGVFQKALTGFYNLKSAHKLPQNSNILTVVDFSKPSREKRLWIVDLFSKSLLLNTWVAHGQGSGDDMASHFSNNDESHQSSLGFYVTDDIYMGKHGRSLRLDGMDQGFNDHARNRAIVLHAADYVCQNTINQLGRLGRSFGCPAVSPEVVDQVIGTLKGKTAIFVNGPDSRYSSKYLDMTMAANYALPTVTDTSAHPITLRAAL